One genomic window of Rhinolophus ferrumequinum isolate MPI-CBG mRhiFer1 chromosome 23, mRhiFer1_v1.p, whole genome shotgun sequence includes the following:
- the CSE1L gene encoding exportin-2, which produces MELSDANLQTLTEYLKKTLDPDPAIRRPAEKFLESVEGNQNYPLLLLTLLEKSQDNVIKVCASVTFKNYIKRNWRIVEDEPNKICEADRVAIKANIVHLMLSSPEQIQKQLSDAISIIGREDFPQKWPDLLTEMVNRFQSGDFHVINGVLRTAHSLFKRYRHEFKSNELWTEIKLVLDAFALPLTNLFKATIELCSTHANDASALRILFSSLILISKLFYSLNFQDLPEFFEDNMETWMNNFHTLLTLDNKLLQTDDEEEAGLLELLKSQICDNAALYAQKYDEEFQRYLPRFVTAIWNLLITTGQEVKYDLLVSNAIQFLASVCERPHYKNLFEDQNTLTRICEKVIVPNMEFRAADEEAFEDNSEEYIRRDLEGSDIDTRRRAACDLVRGLCKFFEGPVTGIFSGYVNSMLQEYAKNPSVNWKHKDAAIYLVTSLASKAQTQKHGITQANELVNLTEFFVNHILPDLKSANVNEFPVLKADGIKYIMIFRNQVPKEHLLVSVPLLINHLQAESTVVHSYAAHALERLFTMRGPNSAALFTAAEIAPFVEILLTNLFKALTLPGSSENEYIMKAIMRSFSLLQEAIIPYIPTLITQLTQKLLAVSKNPSKPHFNHYMFEAICLSIRITCKANPAAVVNFEEALFLVFTEILQNDVQEFIPYVFQVMSLLLETHKNDIPSSYMALFPHLLQPVLWERTGNIPALVRLLQAFLERGSNTIANAAADKIPGLLGVFQKLIASKANDHQGFYLLNSIIEHMPPESVDQYRKQIFILLFQRLQNSKTTKFIKSFLVFINLYCIKYGALALQEIFDGIQPKMFGMVLEKIIIPEVQKVSGNVEKKICAVGITKLLTECPPMMDTEYTKLWTPLLQSLIGLFELPEDDTIPDEEHFIDIEDTPGYQTAFSQLAFAGRREHDPIGQMVNNPKIHLAQSLHKLSTACPGRVPSMVSTSLNAEALQYLQGYLQAASVTLL; this is translated from the exons CTGAGAAGTTTCTTGAATCTGTAGAAGGAAATCAGAATTACCCGCTGTTGCTTTTAACGTTACTGGAGAAGTCCCAGGATAATGTTATCAAAGTGTGTGCCTCAGTAACATTCaagaattatattaaaagaaactgGAGAATT gttgaAGATGAACCAAACAAAATTTGTGAAGCAGACCGAGTAGCCATTAAAGCCAACATAGTGCACTTGATGCTTAGCAGCCCGGAGCAAATCCAGAAGCAG TTAAGTGATGCCATTAGCATCATTGGCAGAGAAGATTTCCCTCAGAAATGGCCTGACTTGTTGACAGAGATGGTGAATCGCTTTCAGAGTGGAGATTTCCATGTTATTAATGGAGTCCTTCGTACAGcacattctttatttaaaag ATATCGCCATGAATTTAAGTCAAATGAGTTATGGACTGAAATTAAACTTGTTCTGGATGCCTTTGCTTTGCCTTTGACTAATCTATTTAAG GCCACTATTGAACTCTGCAGTACCCATGCAAATGACGCCTCTGCCctgaggattcttttttcttccctgatcCTGATCTCAAAACTGTTCTACAGTTTAAACTTTCAG GATCTCCCTGAATTTTTTGAAGATAATATGGAAACTTGGATGAACAATTTTCATACCCTCTTGACATTAGATAATAAGCTACTACAaactgat GATGAAGAGGAAGCAGGCTTATTGGAGCTCTTAAAATCCCAGATTTGTGATAATGCTGCACTGTATGCACAAAAGTATGATGAAGAATTTCAACGATACCTGCCTCGTTTTGTCACAGCCATCTGGAATTTACTCATTACAACAGGTCAAGAGGTTAAATATGACTTG TTGGTAAGTAATGCAATTCAGTTTCTGGCTTCGGTTTGTGAGAGACCTCACTATAAGAACCTGTTTGAGGACCAGAACACGCTGACACGCATCTGTGAAAAGGTTATTGTGCCCAACATGGAGTTCAGAG CTGCTGATGAAGAAGCCTTTGAAGATAACTCTGAGGAGTACATAAGAAGAGATTTGGAAGGCTCTg ATATTGATACTAGACGCAGGGCTGCTTGTGATCTAGTACGAGGATTGTGCAAGTTTTTTGAGGGACCTGTGACGGGAATCTTCTCTGGTTATGTTAATTCCATGCTGCAAGAATATGCAAAAAATCCATCTGTCAACTGGAAACATAAAGATGCAGCCATTTACCTAGTGACATCTTTGGCATCGAAAGCCCAAACACAGAAG CATGGAATTACACAAGCGAATGAACTTGTAAATCTGACTGAATTCTTTGTGAACCACATTCTCCCTGATTTAAAATCGGCTAATG tgaatgAATTTCCGGTCCTTAAAGCTGATGGTATCAAATACATTATGATTTTTAGGAATCAA GTACCAAAAGAGCATCTTTTAGTCTCTGTTCCTCTCTTGATCAACCATCTCCAAGCTGAAAGTACTGTTGTCCATTCTTACGCAGCACATGCTCTCGAGAGGCTGTTCACCATGAGGGGCCCAAACAGCGCTGCTCT CTTTACAGCTGCAGAAATCGCACCGTTTGTTGAGATTCTGCTAACAAACCTTTTCAAAGCTCTCACACTTCCTGGCtcttcagaaaatgaatatattatgaaAG cTATCATGAGAAGCTTTTCCCTCCTACAAGAAGCCATCATCCCCTACATCCCTACTCTCATCACGCAGCTTACACAGAAGCTGTTAGCCGTTAGTAAG aacCCAAGCAAACCTCATTTTAATCACTACATGTTTGAAGCAATATGTTTATCCATAAGAATTACTTGCAAAGCCAACCCTGCTGCTGTTGTAAATTTTGAAGAAGCTTTGTTTCTGGTGTTtactgaaattttacaaaatgatgtACAAG AGTTTATTCCATATGTCTTTCAAGTGATGTCTTTGCTTctggaaacacacaaaaatgatatCCCGTCTTCCTATATGGCCTTATTTCCTCATCTCCTTCAGCCAGTGCTTTGGGAAAGAACAGGAAATATCCCTGCTCTAGTGAGGCTTCTCCAAGCATTCTTAGAACGCGGGTCAAATACAATAGCAAACGCTGCAGCTGACAAAATT CCTGGGTTATTAGGTGTCTTCCAGAAGCTGATTGCATCCAAAGCCAACGACCACCaaggtttttatcttttaaatagtATAATAGAGCACATGCCCCC TGAGTCAGTTGACCAATACAGGAAGCAAATCTTCATTCTACTATTCCAAAGACTTCAAAATTCCAAGACAACAAAGTTTATTAAGA GTTTCTTAGTCTTTATTAATCTGTACTGCATAAAATATGGGGCACtggcactacaagaaatatttgaTGGTATACAACCAAa AATGTTTGGAATGGTTTTGGAAAAAATCATTATTCCTGAAGTTCAGAAAGTATCCGGAAATGTAGAGAAAAAGATTTGCGCGGTTGGCATAACCAAATTACTAACAGAATGTCCCCCAATGATGGACACTGAGTACACCAAGCTATG GACTCCTTTGTTGCAGTCTCTGATTGGCCTTTTTGAGTTACCTGAAGATGATACCATTCCTGATGAAGAACATTTTATTGACATAGAAGACACACCAGGATACCAGACTGCCTTCTCACAATTGGCATTTGCTGGGAGAAGAGAGCATGATCCCATAGGTCAGATGGTGAACAACCCCAAGATTCACCTGGCACAGTCACTTCACAAATTGTCCACTGCTTGTCCGGGAAGG GTTCCATCAATGGTGAGCACCAGCCTCAACGCAGAAGCGCTCCAGTATCTGCAGGGATACCTTCAGGCAGCCAGTGTGACACTGCTGTGA